The Odocoileus virginianus isolate 20LAN1187 ecotype Illinois chromosome 2, Ovbor_1.2, whole genome shotgun sequence genomic interval aaaaacacacaaaaaaaaccaccCAGAGGCACCCAAGTGTAAGAATTGTTTCCTAGTGTGCAACAAAGACTCATCCATCAGGGGACTACCTAGTTCCAACTCAGGAGAAGTTGTATAGGGAATTTGGGGGGTTCTGGGCCAAGGGTGTCCTCAAGAAAGAGAATTATTTCTGTTAAGGCCAcaagcttggggtgggggggtaggaATCCAACCACCCCCCTGACAAAGCCGagttcatattttgtttttcaaaacacAGACAGAAAAACACCAAGTTGACCTTGGAATATTTTTCTAGCTAGACCTACCCAcatatttttgttaatatatCATCATCGTCATTCCAATCCATCAGCTGGGCCCTCAGTTACCTAGCCCTTCGAATTTAAATTCTAAGAAGAACATTGTGGGGGCGGGGGTTGAAGGGGGACAGGCCAGAATAGTCCATCATGTAGTGTCAGCCACGACTTCCGTAGCGATTGGTAGCTTTCATTACCAGACTTGTCAGGTGCATGAATGCAGCTACCACgggcaaactgtgggaaatgagCTGTTTTTAAAGCATACACTCAATTGCCAACTTATCATGCCTTCTTAACTTAGGTCCCACAGTCTGCGATAGTCTGTAGTTTAAAGCTTTCCTATGGGCATCGGAAGTAAAGCTTCTTGCTTTAGGGTGAGAGAGCACGTGTCTGACTTGATCACTGCTCCTTCCAGCCCGTCTAAGAAAACCAAGTGCTTGCTCCTCTCCTATGGATCAGATCAGTCATTATCAAAGTGATAGATCAGTCATTATCAAAGTGATACGAAGAGGGACGAGTGGGAGTCATTGGGACGCTTCCAAAAACTTAGCAAGACGGAGAAATAACTCACCCACCGCCAAGCCAGGCGACAAATGCTGTCTCCACCCAAAAGCTACTGGTGAAGAACCCTTCCCTTTGTATACAGCACACAGTGTGGGTAGAGGGTGTATAGAACGTTTTAATTTGTAAATGCTAATGGCAGTGTGCTTCTACACTGCCACGGTATCCAAAGAAGCACTTTATTGCTCTCAAATGGGAGCAAACGAGTAAATACCCACTTTGTATTTTGTACACTTGACCCAGGTAGTGTTCTTCATTCTCTCATTTGGCAAAAGCAAAATTCACCATCCCCAATAATTAAAAGTCTGTAGCTTGGCCCGGCTCTTTGGATCTTAATTCATATCCATCTTGATTGTTTTCACCTCCAAATCGTTACGGAATGTTAACACGGTCTCTATAATATGTCAGTTCTCGAATTAACTTGTTGCTTTACCcagaattattattttctatttcctttactttagatAACCTTAAGAATGCAGATATCATGAGAaacaagcttttcttttcttacaggcttttttaaaaaaagtaactttGCAAAAAAGGAACGTACGCAGCAGCCAAGATAGGAACGATCCCAGATCTCGTGAAAAGTGATACCGAAAATCACACTCCAAATATGTAAAGTCCTTAACCATTGTTTTGCAAAATACCCGGCTAAATAGAAAACTTGCCTTTTTccttagtaatttaaaaaatgcattcagCAGCTCAGGGCATGCAAAGTAACCTAGAGCTTTGAAGCACTGGTCTAGtgccagtggatcttccccagaAATCTTTTGTCTGAAATGTCCAGAGAGCTGAAGAAAAAGCAATGTTTGGGTTCAGATTACACGTTTCTTCCATTTTCTACTTTGTGCTATTTGCACAGACCTGCCTATACACTTCCTGACTCTAAATGTGAGAGCTGGCGGATAAAAATCCTGGaattaaaatctttttcaaagTGCTCCTTTGCATATGTTACTCACATAATTTCCAACCCTCCTAGATGAAATACCACTTACATCCAAACCTTGACTTTCGCAAGTTAGTTTCAAGGAAAAACTTCTGGCTGGATGCTGGCTGGCTTAGAGTCAAGTTCGGAAGAATAAGGTGTCTTCCCCCCCCTGcagagcccccagcccagggcccttCCTCCAGGCTCCGTGGCACACAGGTGCCTGGAGCTACTGAACCGTGGAAACCAGCTTCTCACTTCCAGTCACTCACAGCTCCCCTTTCTGAGTCAAGCTTTCCAAATCTCCTTGGGAAAACTGTTAGTGACAAACTGACTAATTCCTCAGAACCAGGTAGCATTTGCCCTTCACTATTTTAGGAAGTTTTCCTTGAATCTTTTCATCCTTCACCACAATAAAGTTCAGTCTTCCTTGGCTGTTATCTAAAAATCTCTAAGGCGGAAACCCTGAGTTCTGTGAAAACTTTTCTGCAACTGCATTAAGTCGTATTGTGCTAAAAAAGTTTCAAGCCCACAGTGACCTCTTACCGTCGGctatttcatatttccttttccctAACAAGCCCTTTCAAGGATAAATTCAGAATCTTGCCACAATCAGACGAGGTGCCAAGATTTAAAGGTGCCTTTATATATTGAATGGACTAAAAGAGATCCAGGAAGCCTGGACTAAGTCTCCAGGAGCTGGGGTTTTATTTAGAAGTCAAAGCCTGCCTCAAGTTGAAGACTGTTCGCCGTTTAATAGATAATACCTTTAGAATACATCTTTCTCTTCTTGACTGTTTGCCCAAAGATACAACCTGAAAGGTATCTATGGAGTAGGTTACCGCATACCCCTAAGAATTTTGCACAGCGTTTCGGCTTTCACTGCCCAACTCTTGTTTTCCATACTTACATCCTCTTCACAGAAAGACACGGAGGAATACTGTTTTAAGCCGGTTTTCCTTTCCCAggccatttcacagatggggctGAGTGGGAGATGGGGCAGTCATTGTCCCCCTATTTTAAGGCCCTGTGTTATGCAGTGAACTCGCTCCTGGTTGTGAATATGCATAGAAAGGTAGGGACCATTTGTGCATTTGGCAAGTTTAGCTTTTGAAAACAGCTACATTTTACAGCGTACCTGCTAAGGCGAGTCAGCGCGCCCCCTGCTGACAAGTCAAGACTTCGACTCCCGAGCACTTGCAAAGTTTATTTTGTTCAGTAAACCGTGTCATATAAAATTAACAACAACCAATAAAATTAGCTTATATGTTTCAACTGTAAAagtccaaaacaaaataaagctagTTTTGGTGGCGCTAGAAATCTCTAGCTTGGCTTCTTCTCTTTGGCGGAGCCACGGTCCTTTTATCTAAAGCCCAGTGCACAAACATATAGCTTAATGTGGCCagtgttcttccttttctttctctctctatggcAACCAATATGCTCTGCTCAGAAATGTTCCCCATCAAGGAAACAAATGATCTTCAGGGAGCAGCTctatatggcatctggtccaatggAGCACAGAGAGTTAACCTCAGTCAAAAGCGACGCTGCCAAGCACGCAAACAGGGAGTGGAAAACTGGCGATCCTTACCCCTCCCCAACTGaaacctcttcctccctcctgacAAACCATTTCATTGATTTGGCATCAACTGTTTCCAGAGAAATTACAAATTTCCAATTGCAAGGTGTTCTGGAGACAAAAGTGCAATCATATTCCAGCTATTTGATGCTACTaccccaccatcatcaccactcgAGAGGCTCGACTTCctctaaaaagaacaaaaccaagaATCTTTAGCATCCTCTCCAGACCATTTCACTAAAGTAAGGTGCTCACACGGGCTTGGACTTGGCCTAGCTAATTCCACCATCCAATTTTCTCTAATTATCTGCAACTAGCAAGTAACTGTACCCTTCATTTTTACTAAAAGCCAGGGACCAGAggcaagggggtggggtgggggggaagcaaGGGCAGCTGTCAAGAATAGCAAACACAGTAAACCACTAAAGCTCCAGCCTCCTTTGGGAATAAAGTGTAGGGTGTCCTGGTTAGTTTTGATTGATCACCCTCTTTCTGATGGACTTTCACTACCGAGTGGAAAGGCTGCAGTTTGCCGCCTGCTTGCCAGACGCGGCGAAAACCAAGGGGGCACCGACTTcctgcctcttcttcctcccctgcTCCTTCTTCTCCACCTCTCTGCCCTCCCTTTGCCAAGCGCCCCCCCCCCTCACTCCACCCCTCTTCTCCCAGCAGGAgtcccccaccccaatcccaggCAGGCACACGTAGTTCAACACATCAGCATCAGCTACAGAAAGGGGGCTTCTTCCCCTCTAGTCCAGATTctcctggggagggggggggggagaaattCAAAAGCAAGAAATATGTATACTACTGCGTGCTTCATCATCACTTCTTTTCTGGGGCCTTCCTATTTCCCTAACAATCAACAATTAAAATTAATAgcactctcctcctcctccccaggaaaaaaaaaagtaaagtgccTTGGTGTGGCGATCCCTGGAAGGAGTCCACCTTTTATGTAATATTTTCGGAGGGCTGGGTTTTTTAACTCTCCCCCCAACactgtttctcttccttccttcaaaaCAGCTGCCCGTGAGCCCTCTCTCGTCCCAAGCCCTGAAAATAAGCCCCCAAGCCTACGAGAGCCTACCGAAAACGAAAAGGAGGGGCAGAAACGAGAACgcagggaaagaaaatgaaaaacacttaCCGAGCAAACTTCCaggattacattttaaaataaaggaagaagttttattttttaaaaaataaataaagtgactgGTGGGGCAAAAAGACATATTCTCAACTCCCCAGAAGCGGTACCTCCtcagtcttctctttcctctgactCCTCTAAGCCCGGCTCTCCACTCGTCTATTATTTTcaccaaaatatatgaaaatgtatgcAAATGAAAGTCAGCACTAACTGTTCTCCCCTTGTTATatactttggatttttttttttttttccagacaaaaCAATCACACTCGGCAGAGGGAGGGGGCggatgggtggggctggggagcgACTGGAGAACTAAGTACGCGGAGGCGGAGGACCGAGGGGACCCAGCTCGCAACAGAAGTGCATTTCTGATTTCGAGGAGCACGGCGTTTTGGGGGGCTTCCCGTACGCGCACACACCctccttgaaaagaaagaagtggaTGTGTTTGCGGAGGCGCTCTCCCGTTTCATCAGGCCACCTGAGACTGCTTTTGAAAGCGTGTACTGTGAAATTCATAGCGGTAATTTAGACAAAATCCTCACTGTATATTAATGAAAGGGGCCCCGTGGCTGTGTTCCTACCCTCCCCATTCAGTGTAAACAAAACCACGAGACTCTCTCGGATTTTGAGTCGGATCCAAGCAAAATCGGCAGGAAAGGAAAACACGGGGTGCTGGCACCGACTATTCAAACGCCTGCACCTGGAGATCTCAGATTTATTGAATGAAATCTGTGTTCCATcttccatatatacatacacgcATACATAAAGAGGAAAGGAACCTTAAGGGCACGCAGAGGTAAAAATCCGTTCTGTCTGGGGTTTGGTTACCGCTGCCCTTCAGATCTATACCTTGCAATAATGGATCCCCTAAAACCCACCTAGGAGGGCATCTCTCCCCCTGCACGCAGGAGAGGGACCACATCACACACAAGTGCTCCGCGCCCACCATTCATCACGAGACCTCGCAAGGGCTTCAAGGCTGCGGCTAAGCTGGGGAGCTCCAGACCTAACCGAGCACCACCCCCCCGCAACTGACTGCGCGCGGCAGAGGAATTATTCGCCGGAGAAGGGCAGCCCCCAGCACCCCAGCAGCTCAACGTCTGCGCCCAGGGCGCCCGGGTGCGGGGTGCACGCGCACGCACACTCATTAGGGGCgatgtatttattgaatgtccGAGTCGGGTTAGTTCACTGGAAATCCCCGAGGAGGGTTCAATTTGCCCTTGTTTTCGTtgccactttctcttttttcttggttcGCTGAGGCTCCTCTGTGCAGCGTTTCCGCTCGGCCGcgtcccccacccccgctcctccCGCCCACCCCGCGCGCTCCCCCCCCTCCCGGCCCCCTTAACTCTTTCCGCCGGGCTAGACTGCGATCGCGCTCCCCGCCGCCAGCCCCAGCCGCGCAGCAGACCATCCGAGGCCggagaaacagagaaagcccCCACCGTGCCTAAGAATAGTGAGCCCAGGCGAAATACCACTAAAAGCCACCGCACCGAAATAAAGAAACGCACACCCGCACCCGCGCCCGATGTGAGCGGTGGAGGGCGCGGCTGGCGGCCCGCTTCCCTAGGCCGCTCCCGCTGCGGCAGGCTTCCCGACGCCTCGGGGCGGGTGGGGGGACACACTTACGGTGTGTCTAGGGGGGAAGGTCGGCCGATCTCTCCGCCGCCCGTGGGCACCCCCGACTCGCAAGGGCACGCGCGCTCCTCGCAGGAATCCCggcggaggggcgggggaggagaggcgggggtggggagcgCGCGGCGGGCTGCGGTCCGTCTCGCACGCGCGGGCCCCGCGCCGGTCCCGGGCTGCCGGTCTCCCAGGCGATGGCATCCGAGACCTTAAACAAAgggggccgccgccgccggcgcGAAGCGGCTGCGGAAAGTCGCGGTGGCTGATTTCCAAGGAGCGTGGCTGCGACCCGGGCTTTCGGCGCCGCGAGCTCCCTCTTCCCACCCCCGCCTCGGTAGGGACGGGAGACGGCCAGTGGAGGGAGAAGGGAACTTTGAAACCGCTGGGGACACGGCTGCCTATAGGTATTAGCGTGAATGGCGCGTCCTTGCCGCGCGCGGTACGAATCTCCGGGATgcggtgggggaaggggagggcggCACAACGCAGTACCAGGTGGACGGTGGAGGTTGCTATTTTTCGCGATTTTTCCCTCTAGGATCTCCTTGtgactccctccctcccctgcctggcCCCCCTACCTCACCCCCGCcgtctctcccttttcttctccccCTCGCCTTCCCAGACCTATCGCGCTGCCCAGAGCCCGGGAGGGACGGCCAACGTCTCGGCCGGACACTAAGAGTTAAGATGTGGCGGAgggggcggcgggggaggggcCGGGAGGAGAAAGTGGCGAGCGGGAGGGAGGTGGCTTggggagggtgagggagggggaacGACAGATTTCCAGCATCTACGACGCTCTGCCTAAATTAAAAAGCAACCAATCGGAACCGCCGGAAGGGGGGCCGCGCGTCCTGAGCCAGTCATTCCGGGGCTGCCAGTCACCCAGCGGGTAGCCAATCAGCGGGGGCCCCGGTGCTCGACTTCCTTGTGTTTGGGAAAGTGTGGTGGTGGGTGCGCGCTCGCGGCGGAGGGTAAACATTCGACAGTCCCCACTcggagagggagggacagagagaggacTGTCAGATCGGAGCCGAGCCGGCGGgcgagagagggagagagagagagagagagagggagggagagggaaggagcgAGGGAGAGCGCGCGAACCGGGGCGCACGGCGAGCTCCCCCGGCAACTCCGCTCCGGCACGGCCAGCGCGCGCGCCGTCGGTGCAGCCTCCGCGCCGTGCGTCGTGCCCACTGGAGTTGGTTGTGTATCAAGGATCCcctatatgcacacacacacctccacctccaccaatgcactcttcttcttcttcctcctcatcctcctccaGACCtctgctgggaaaaaaataaaacaccaaccCCAACCGTCAGCAGCAAGGTAACAGAGAAACGCGACCTCGTGTTTTCGCCTGTGCAGCCTTTTCCTTGTTATATTTGCCTCCTACTCTCTGCCCAAAAGGAAAGATGTCCCATCAGACTGTGACTGTCGTgaggagaatgaaagaggacTCTTGTTTCAGAGGCAACCGAGAGCTCCGGCAATAGCAACTTCAGAGCAATGCACCAGCGCGAGAAGTTTTCCTAGGACAGAGCAAAGTCGAGCCGAGAGGACCGGAGGGGGAGAGCGGGAGCCCGCGTCTCCGCTCGGCACGCGAGCGGCCAGCACCACCACGCCTTCAAGGACAAAAAAagttttcctcctccaaggggagaCGAGCGAAGGGCGTTCCCGAGGAGGCGGCGAGGAGCGGCCGATCGTCCGTGCTGTGGCCCAGCAGAAAGGAGCGGCTTCTTTTCTTTGTTGCCTCCCGTGAAGTCGCCACTTAGCAGGTGGACCGGGCCCTGCGCCCCGGGCAGAGTCCGCGCTCGCCCGAGGACCGGAGGAGGAGGAGCGCCGGTCGGTGCGCCCGGCCCGAAGAGCCCCGGCGCAGGCCCGCGCCCCTCCCGGAGAGCCCCGCTGGAGCGAGCCGCTCGCACCGGGGCTGGGGGGCGGCCACGACCCCCCCTGAGGGGGGCGGCCACGGAGCGCGCCCCGCCGAGAAGCGAGCCCCCCTCCCCGGAGCGCGGCTCCTGCGGCGGCGGCTGCTGACCAAGGCCGGCCAACGACCCCCGCGCCCTGCCCAGCGGCCTTGCAGCTGCAcccggcggccgcggcggcggcggcggcggaggcggcggcggggccggcgggggcccggggcgggggcgggggcggagcgGGGGGAGGCGGCGGGAGGCGGgggggcgcggcggcggcggcggtggcggcggtgGGGTGGCGGGAGCGGAGCGGCATGGCCACGGCGGCTTCTAACCCCTACCTGCCGGGGAACAGCTTGCTAGCGGCCGGCTCTATCGTCCACTCGGACGCGGCGGgggccggcggcggcgggggcggcggggctgggggcgggggcggcggggctgggggcggcgggggcggcatGCAGCCGGGCAGCGCGGCCGTGACCTCGGGCGCCTACCGAGGGGACCCGGCCTCCGTCAAGATGGTGCAGAGCGACTTCATGCAGGGGGCCATGGCCGCCAGCAACGGTGGCCATATGCTGAGCCACGCGCACCAGTGGGTCACCGCGCTGCCccacgccgccgccgccgccgcggcagcagccgccgccgccgtgGAGGCCAGCTCGCCGTGGTCTGGCAGCGCCGTGGGCATGGCCGGCAGCCCCCaacagccgccgccgccgccgccgccgcagggCCCCGACGTGAAGGGCGGCGCGGGGCGCGAGGACCTGCACGCGGGCACCGCCCTGCACCACCGCGGGCCCCCGCACctcgggccgccgccgccgccgccgcatcAGGGCCACCCCGGGGGCTGGGgggccgctgccgccgccgccgccgccgccgctgccgccgccgccgccgcgcatCTCCCGTCCATGGCCGGCGGCCAGCAGCCACCGCCGCAGAGTCTGCTTTACTCGCAGCCCGGGGGCTTCACGGTGAACGGCATGCTGAGCGCGCCCCCGggcccgggcggcggcggcggcgcgggcggcgcgggcggcggcggcgcgcaGAGCCTGGTGCACCCGGGGCTGGTGCGCGGGGACACGCCCGAGTTGGCCgagcaccatcaccaccaccaccaccacgcgCACCCGCACCCGCCGCACCCGCACCACGCGCAGGGGCCCCCCCAccacggcggcggcggcggcgcggggcccGGACTCAACAGCCACGACCCGCACTCGGACGAGGACACGCCGACGTCCGACGACCTGGAGCAGTTCGCCAAGCAGTTCAAGCAGCGGCGCATCAAGCTGGGCTTCACGCAGGCCGACGTGGGGCTGGCGCTGGGCACCCTCTACGGCAACGTGTTCTCGCAGACTACCATCTGCCGCTTCGAGGCCCTGCAGCTGAGCTTCAAGAACATGTGCAAGCTCAAGCCGCTGCTCAACAAGTGGCTGGAGGAGGCGGACTCGAGTACCGGCAGCCCCACGAGCATCGACAAGATAGCGGCGCAGGGCCGCAAGCGCAAGAAGCGGACCTCCATCGAGGTGAGCGTCAAGGGCGCCCTGGAGAGCCACTTCCTCAAGTGCCCCAAGCCCTCCGCGCAGGAGATCACAAACCTGGCCGACAGCCTGCAGCTCGAGAAGGAGGTGGTGCGGGTGTGGTTCTGCAAccggaggcagaaggagaagcgcATGACGCCGCCCGGGATCCAGCAGCAGACGCCCGACGACGTGTATTCGCAGGTGGGCCCGGTGAGCGCCGACACGCCGCCGCCGCACCACGGGCTGCAGACGAGCGTGCAGTGAAGGCCGGGCGCCGCCGCTGTCACCCCCGCCGCCCCCGTgcgccgggccgggccgggccgggccgcccTCCCCTCCGCCCAAAGACAGGCCTGCCCGCTCTCGGGGGAACGGAGAGGGGCGCACCGAGGAGACGCTGTTTGAAGTCCAAGGAAGGAGGGGCGAAGCAAGCAAACAAAGCCTACGAATGCCCAGACAGTTTTATATACACGTAGATGACAAAACCGAGAGAAAAAGGGGCGATCCTGAGGTCTCTTTCTACTGTGGTTCcgttttcttggttttctttttaaagaagggtGGAGATGCCAAGCGCACCAAAACTGCACTCTCGAGGTTTTTCCCACCCTGAGAAGTCCTACACGGCGACGGTGGATAGCACTTAGCACCTGCCTCGTCctctcctctttaaaaaaaaaaaaaaaatttttttttttttttaaaaagcatacccTTCCCTTCCACCCCCTCTCTCCAAAGGGCCCCCTCCTGCCTGGAGAGATCCACCGTAACTTTGTTTCCTGAGAGCGACCTGAAGGCCTGCAGGGGCACCGGGTTTAATCAGGGGTGACTCTGCTCCCGGACCCCGTGATTCTTGTCCATATTAAAGTCATTTGGGGACAAACAAATTGACTATGAAATGGGAAGGCGAAAAAAAGAACACTCTCCAGAAgacaagaaatatatatatatatatatatatatacacacacacatgtattcacAGCTTCTGAAATTAACAAACTGATAgtaaagccaaaagaaaaacaatacctATCGTCAAAGTAACCTTGGAAATAAAAGTATCAAGAGAGAGCAGAGGGACAGGGACGGGCGAGGGAGCAGGAGATGCCCACCGGCCAGTGAGAGAGGCCCCGGCGCATCCCGGCCCGGCCGGGAGGACTGGCTGCCAAGCGAGACCTGGCCACCAACTCCGGCCTTATCTGCTGCCGCTCCGGTGGACGACGCCTAAAGATGCCACcgctaatattttttttattaatattttttattttttatttctggactGACTCAGATGGAGGGATTTAGAGAGACAGCACTTGTCCGGACTCCCGCCTTCACCCGTAGCCGACTCTGATTGAGTGGGCGCTGTGGACGTGCTGATATAATACTGCCGTTTCCATGCAGTGTTTTTGGTAGGTTTTAATAAACAGACTTTTCAAAAGACGGCAATAGAGAATTGTTAGATCCGTTGTTGatctaaaaatatttgctttatattttcattaaatgacttcttttaatattttattcagaatACTTATGAACTGCTGCAAAACGGtaatttatttttccccagaTCTTGTATTACGTGTTTTTTTCAGACGAGcacaaatcaaaatgaaatgaaaatatggaCAGTTGCTAGGTAATAAGGGTATCTTTTGATGTGATTATTTGATTGTAATTTAATTTGAGTAGTGATTCCGTAAGAGCTGATcgagaaaataaatttgttagaATGAAATAGTCTGTGTCTGATGCATAAACACTGTGTGGGAAAGAAAAAgtcctttagaaaatatttttttactaaTGCAACTCCTTAAGGGATAGCTCTGAGGGAGCAGAGTCTGTTCCACCTAAGGTATATTTGCAAATCTAGAATAAAAGACGATGACAGAAACAGATAGTCATTGACATAGTAGTCCCTCCTTGTTAGCCTGTTAATTTCACAGTATTCCCCTCTCACTTAATTTTAGTGagtgtttttagtgttttttttttttaggtgagaTTTTCTAAATGCTAGGCCTTTTGCCCAGAGATACCTGTGTCTTTTATCATCTTTAGCAGAATGTTGGACTACATCCCCAGTAAAAAATGTGCCAATTGGTTATTAATGCTTAATACAGAGCCTGC includes:
- the POU3F3 gene encoding POU domain, class 3, transcription factor 3: MATAASNPYLPGNSLLAAGSIVHSDAAGAGGGGGGGAGGGGGGAGGGGGGMQPGSAAVTSGAYRGDPASVKMVQSDFMQGAMAASNGGHMLSHAHQWVTALPHAAAAAAAAAAAAVEASSPWSGSAVGMAGSPQQPPPPPPPQGPDVKGGAGREDLHAGTALHHRGPPHLGPPPPPPHQGHPGGWGAAAAAAAAAAAAAAAAHLPSMAGGQQPPPQSLLYSQPGGFTVNGMLSAPPGPGGGGGAGGAGGGGAQSLVHPGLVRGDTPELAEHHHHHHHHAHPHPPHPHHAQGPPHHGGGGGAGPGLNSHDPHSDEDTPTSDDLEQFAKQFKQRRIKLGFTQADVGLALGTLYGNVFSQTTICRFEALQLSFKNMCKLKPLLNKWLEEADSSTGSPTSIDKIAAQGRKRKKRTSIEVSVKGALESHFLKCPKPSAQEITNLADSLQLEKEVVRVWFCNRRQKEKRMTPPGIQQQTPDDVYSQVGPVSADTPPPHHGLQTSVQ